In Xenopus tropicalis strain Nigerian chromosome 5, UCB_Xtro_10.0, whole genome shotgun sequence, one genomic interval encodes:
- the cldn15.2 gene encoding claudin-19 isoform X1: protein MARTSLQVCALLLAISGMTCILVSTVSTRWRVSSTAGTIITATSIFEGLWMNCIATSSGSVQCKRFSSMFSLAIHIQVCRALMIISLVLGLMSCIVSIFGLKCTKFGTSNEQTKGKIALSGGLIFILAGLLTLTAVSWYAAMITAQFFDPLYLGTKYELGSALYIGWAASLLSILGGSFLCCSFKKKKPATKAGAYKYNYQDPDSDFKQFKERKETSVASKAYV from the exons ATGGCCAGGACCTCCCTGCAAGTCTGTGCTTTGCTCCTTGCTATCTCTGGAATGACTTGCATCCTTGTATCTACTGTGTCCACCAGATGGAGAGTCTCCAGTACTGCAGGCACCATTATTACCGCCACCTCTATATTTGAGGGTCTGTGGATGAACTGTATCGCCACCTCCTCAGGGTCTGTGCAGTGCAAAAGGTTCTCATCCATGTTCAGCCTGGCCA TTCACATCCAAGTATGCAGAGCTTTGATGATCATTTCGCTTGTTCTGGGGCTAATGTCCTGTATAGTGTCAATTTTTGGCTTAAAGTGTACCAAGTTTGGAACCAGTAATGAGCAGACAAAGGGGAAGATTGCACTCTCTGGAGGACTCATCTTCATTTTAGCAG GGCTTTTAACTTTAACGGCAGTCTCATGGTACGCAGCCATGATCACGGCCCAGTTCTTTGATCCTCTGTACCTTGGGACAAA GTATGAGCTTGGATCTGCACTGTATATCGGATGGGCCGCATCTCTGCTTTCCATACTCGGTGGATCCTTCTTGTGCTGTTCATTCAAGAAAAAGAAACCAGCAACCAAAGCAGG AGCCTATAAGTACAACTACCAGGATCCAGACAGTGATTTCAAGCAGTTCAAAGAGAGAAAAGAAACATCGGTGGCTTCCAAGGCTTATGTGTAA
- the cldn15.2 gene encoding claudin-15 isoform X2 has product MAAALEIIGFLMSLAGNLITGVTLSSNRWKTSTVHGSVITTSNVYENLWKSCAEDSTGISNCKKFDSLLSLPVHIQVCRALMIISLVLGLMSCIVSIFGLKCTKFGTSNEQTKGKIALSGGLIFILAGLLTLTAVSWYAAMITAQFFDPLYLGTKYELGSALYIGWAASLLSILGGSFLCCSFKKKKPATKAGAYKYNYQDPDSDFKQFKERKETSVASKAYV; this is encoded by the exons ATGGCAGCAGCTCTGGAGATCATTGGGTTTTTAATGAGTTTGGCCGGGAATTTAATAACTGGAGTAACGTTGTCGAGCAACCGCTGGAAAACATCTACAGTACATGGCAGCGTGATCACCACCTCTAATGTGTATGAGAACCTGTGGAAAAGCTGTGCGGAGGACAGCACTGGCATAAGCAACTGCAAGAAGTTTGATTCCTTATTGTCATTACCAG TTCACATCCAAGTATGCAGAGCTTTGATGATCATTTCGCTTGTTCTGGGGCTAATGTCCTGTATAGTGTCAATTTTTGGCTTAAAGTGTACCAAGTTTGGAACCAGTAATGAGCAGACAAAGGGGAAGATTGCACTCTCTGGAGGACTCATCTTCATTTTAGCAG GGCTTTTAACTTTAACGGCAGTCTCATGGTACGCAGCCATGATCACGGCCCAGTTCTTTGATCCTCTGTACCTTGGGACAAA GTATGAGCTTGGATCTGCACTGTATATCGGATGGGCCGCATCTCTGCTTTCCATACTCGGTGGATCCTTCTTGTGCTGTTCATTCAAGAAAAAGAAACCAGCAACCAAAGCAGG AGCCTATAAGTACAACTACCAGGATCCAGACAGTGATTTCAAGCAGTTCAAAGAGAGAAAAGAAACATCGGTGGCTTCCAAGGCTTATGTGTAA
- the dusp28 gene encoding dual specificity phosphatase 28 isoform X1 produces the protein MNSDRLFKVTNSLFISNVKAACKKNLLMDEGVTCCINVSMQQPFPDINLCTLRIPVFDNPLQNLSDHFDQSGDLIEHTISRGGKCLVYCRHGRSRSATICIAYLMKYKNMSLQEAFQVVKAGRPGIEPNEGFWSQLKQYEESLQRSQ, from the exons ATGAACAGTGACAGACTCTTTAAAGTGACAAACTCTTTATTTATTAGCAATGTTAAGGCTGCCTGCAAGAAGAACCTGCTTATGGATGAAGGAGTGACCTGTTGTATTAATGTCTCCATGCAACAGCCGTTCCCAGACATAAACCTCTGTACCCTTCGGATACCTGTGTTTGATAACCCTCTACAAAACCTGTCTGATCACTTTGACCAAAGTGGCGACTTGATTGAACACACAATAAGCAGAGGCGGAAAGTGCCTTGTCTATTGCAGGCATGGACGCAGTCGTTCGGCCACTATCTGCATTGCATATTTGATGAAGTATAAAAATATGTCCCTTCAAGAGGCTTTTCAG GTGGTGAAAGCAGGAAGACCAGGAATAGAACCCAATGAAGGGTTCTGGTCTCAGCTGAAACAATATGAAGAATCGCTGCAAAGGAGCCAGTGA
- the dusp28 gene encoding dual specificity phosphatase 28 (The RefSeq protein has 1 substitution compared to this genomic sequence) gives MNSDRLFKVTDSLFISNVKAACKKNLLMDEGVTCCINVSMQQPFPDINLCTLRIPVFDNPLQNLSDHFDQSGDLIEHTISRGGKCLVYCRHGRSRSATICIAYLMKYKNMSLQEAFQVVKAGRPGIEPNEGFWSQLKQYEESLQRSQ, from the exons ATGAACAGTGACAGACTCTTTAAAGTGACAAACTCTTTATTTATTAGCAATGTTAAGGCTGCCTGCAAGAAGAACCTGCTTATGGATGAAGGAGTGACCTGTTGTATTAATGTCTCCATGCAACAGCCGTTCCCAGACATAAACCTCTGTACCCTTCGGATACCTGTGTTTGATAACCCTCTACAAAACCTGTCTGATCACTTTGACCAAAGTGGCGACTTGATTGAACACACAATAAGCAGAGGCGGAAAGTGCCTTGTCTATTGCAGGCATGGACGCAGTCGTTCGGCCACTATCTGCATTGCATATTTGATGAAGTATAAAAATATGTCCCTTCAAGAGGCTTTTCAG GTGGTGAAAGCAGGAAGACCAGGAATAGAACCCAATGAAGGGTTCTGGTCTCAGCTGAAACAATATGAAGAATCGCTGCAAAGGAGCCAGTGA